One Streptomyces sp. NBC_00102 DNA segment encodes these proteins:
- a CDS encoding PspC domain-containing protein: MAGLIRPRDGRMIGGVCAALAQRFGTSATTMRVIFLVSCLLPGPQFLLYLALWILLPGEKSPSGTTSATAW; encoded by the coding sequence ATGGCCGGATTGATCCGCCCCCGGGACGGACGCATGATCGGTGGAGTCTGCGCGGCGCTGGCACAGCGCTTCGGCACCTCCGCGACGACCATGCGCGTCATCTTCCTCGTCTCGTGCCTGCTGCCCGGTCCGCAGTTCCTGCTCTACCTGGCGCTGTGGATCCTGCTGCCCGGGGAGAAGTCCCCGTCGGGCACCACGTCCGCGACGGCCTGGTGA
- a CDS encoding VanZ family protein: MRQGPGGKAVTLFRVVGFTLLLAHLAVVGWLTLRPLDVPWITAANFTPLDGIKADLALGPAAAVRRIGAGLLLLAPLGFLLPMADARLTVSPWASLIRTTAAGALISLAIELGQTGVPGQVVDIDSLLLNTAGVLLTHLLVVPFVRARLRQRRTRPATVGSQGAEPADGGTPQGATPTITRVGVAP, from the coding sequence GTGCGTCAAGGTCCCGGCGGTAAGGCCGTCACCCTGTTCCGCGTGGTGGGGTTCACGCTTCTCCTCGCGCATCTCGCGGTCGTCGGGTGGCTGACGCTGCGCCCCCTGGACGTCCCCTGGATCACCGCCGCGAACTTCACGCCGCTGGACGGCATCAAGGCCGACCTCGCGCTCGGCCCGGCGGCGGCGGTGCGGCGCATCGGCGCGGGACTGCTGTTGCTGGCGCCGCTCGGGTTCCTGCTGCCGATGGCCGACGCACGGCTGACCGTCTCTCCGTGGGCGTCCCTGATCCGTACGACCGCCGCGGGCGCGCTGATATCCCTCGCCATCGAGCTGGGGCAGACCGGGGTGCCCGGGCAGGTGGTCGACATCGACTCGCTGCTGCTGAACACGGCCGGGGTGCTGCTGACGCATCTGCTGGTGGTGCCGTTCGTACGGGCCCGGCTGCGGCAGCGGCGCACGCGCCCCGCAACCGTCGGGTCGCAGGGCGCGGAGCCGGCGGACGGCGGGACCCCTCAGGGCGCCACCCCGACGATTACCAGGGTCGGGGTCGCACCGTAG
- a CDS encoding HAMP domain-containing sensor histidine kinase gives MSGRAGRGVRAGLRWSSLRLRLVVVFGLVALTAAVSASGIAYWLNREAVLTRTQDAALGDFRRQMQNRAASLPLQPTKDDLQSAAVQMADSGPGYAVLLEDERDGGKPIVGYSDLDSFTKVDVPDQLERQVTAQQRLTSGNSDEYHLFWQRTSIDGTPYLVAGTRIIGGGPTGYMLKSLDQERQDLNSLAWSLGIATTLALIGAALLAQAAATTVLRPVQRLGEAARKLGEGKLDTRLVVSGTDELAELSRTFNRAAGSLEKKVADMSAREESSRRFVADMSHELRTPLTAITAVAEVLEDEADNLDPMIAPAVHLVVSETRRLNDLVENLMEVTRFDAGTARLVLDTVDVADQVTACIDARAWLDAVELDAERGMMVRLDPRRLDVILANLIGNALKHGGSPVRVRVRTEGEELVIEVRDHGPGIPADVLPHVFDRFYKASASRPRSEGSGLGLSIAMENALIHGGTISAANSPDGDGAVFVLRLPRDAEDESVTNDVNGAGDGTDGEES, from the coding sequence GTGAGTGGACGTGCCGGGCGCGGGGTCCGTGCGGGACTCCGCTGGAGCAGCCTGCGGCTGCGACTGGTCGTGGTGTTCGGCCTGGTGGCCCTGACGGCGGCGGTGTCCGCGTCGGGGATCGCGTACTGGCTGAACCGCGAGGCGGTGCTGACGCGTACTCAGGACGCGGCGCTCGGGGACTTCCGGCGGCAGATGCAGAACCGGGCCGCGTCGCTGCCGTTGCAGCCGACCAAGGACGATCTCCAGTCCGCCGCCGTGCAGATGGCGGACAGCGGGCCGGGTTACGCGGTGCTGCTGGAGGACGAACGCGACGGCGGGAAGCCGATCGTCGGCTACTCGGACCTGGACTCCTTCACCAAGGTGGACGTGCCGGACCAGCTGGAGCGTCAGGTGACCGCGCAGCAGCGGCTGACCTCGGGCAACAGCGACGAGTACCACCTGTTCTGGCAGCGTACGAGCATCGACGGCACCCCGTACCTGGTGGCCGGGACGCGGATCATCGGCGGTGGCCCGACCGGCTACATGCTGAAGTCCCTCGACCAGGAGCGCCAGGACCTCAACTCGCTGGCCTGGTCGCTGGGTATCGCCACCACGCTGGCGCTGATCGGCGCGGCGCTGCTCGCGCAGGCGGCGGCGACGACCGTGCTGCGGCCGGTGCAGCGGCTCGGCGAGGCGGCGCGCAAGCTGGGCGAGGGGAAACTCGACACCCGCCTCGTGGTCTCCGGTACGGACGAACTCGCCGAGCTCTCCCGTACGTTCAACAGGGCGGCCGGTTCGCTGGAGAAGAAGGTCGCCGACATGAGCGCGCGGGAGGAGTCCTCCCGCAGGTTCGTCGCCGACATGTCGCACGAACTGCGCACCCCGCTCACCGCGATCACCGCCGTGGCGGAGGTGCTGGAGGACGAGGCCGACAACCTGGACCCGATGATCGCGCCCGCCGTGCATCTGGTGGTGAGCGAGACCCGGCGGCTGAACGACCTGGTGGAGAACCTCATGGAGGTCACCCGCTTCGACGCGGGCACGGCCCGGCTGGTCCTGGACACGGTGGACGTCGCCGACCAGGTCACCGCCTGCATCGACGCCCGGGCCTGGCTGGACGCGGTGGAACTGGACGCGGAGCGCGGCATGATGGTGCGGCTCGACCCGCGGCGGCTCGACGTGATCCTGGCGAATCTGATCGGCAACGCGCTCAAGCACGGTGGTTCACCGGTGCGGGTGCGTGTACGCACCGAGGGCGAGGAACTGGTCATCGAGGTACGCGATCACGGGCCGGGGATTCCCGCGGACGTGCTGCCGCACGTCTTCGACCGGTTCTACAAGGCGAGCGCGTCCCGTCCTCGCTCCGAGGGCAGCGGCCTCGGGCTGTCGATCGCCATGGAGAACGCGCTCATCCACGGCGGCACCATCTCCGCGGCCAACTCCCCCGACGGGGACGGCGCGGTCTTCGTCCTGCGGCTCCCCCGCGACGCCGAGGACGAGAGTGTCACGAACGACGTGAACGGTGCCGGCGACGGCACGGACGGCGAGGAGTCGTGA
- the afsQ1 gene encoding two-component system response regulator AfsQ1, whose product MPFLLLIEDDDAIRTALELSLSRQGHRVATAATGEDGLNLLREQRPDLVVLDVMLPGIDGFEVCRRIRRTDQLPIILLTARSDDIDVVVGLESGADDYVVKPVQGRVLDARIRAVLRRGERESTDSATFGNVVIDRSAMTVTKDGADLQLTPTELRLLLELSRRPGQALSRQQLLRLVWEHDYLGDSRLVDACVQRLRAKVEDVPSSPTLIRTVRGVGYRLDSPQ is encoded by the coding sequence GTGCCTTTCCTGTTGCTGATCGAGGACGACGACGCCATCCGCACGGCCCTCGAACTCTCGCTGTCACGCCAGGGCCACCGAGTGGCCACCGCGGCGACGGGAGAGGACGGCCTGAACCTTCTCCGGGAGCAGCGGCCCGACCTGGTCGTGCTCGACGTGATGCTGCCGGGCATCGACGGTTTCGAGGTATGCCGGCGCATCCGCCGCACCGACCAGCTGCCGATCATCCTGCTGACCGCGCGCAGCGACGACATCGACGTCGTGGTGGGTCTGGAGTCGGGTGCCGACGACTACGTGGTGAAGCCCGTGCAGGGCCGGGTGCTGGACGCGCGCATCCGCGCGGTACTCCGGCGCGGGGAACGGGAGTCGACGGACTCGGCGACCTTCGGGAACGTGGTCATCGACCGTTCCGCCATGACGGTCACCAAGGACGGGGCCGACCTCCAGCTGACCCCGACCGAGCTGCGGCTGCTGCTGGAGCTGAGCCGCAGGCCCGGACAGGCCCTGTCCCGGCAGCAGTTGCTGCGGCTGGTGTGGGAACACGACTACCTCGGTGACTCGCGGCTCGTGGACGCCTGCGTGCAGCGGCTCCGGGCGAAGGTGGAGGACGTGCCGTCCTCGCCGACGCTGATCCGTACGGTGCGGGGCGTGGGCTACCGGCTGGACTCGCCTCAGTGA
- a CDS encoding SigE family RNA polymerase sigma factor has protein sequence MNALQLQRTGSSAVVTRLHDIGRGPEKSGAVNARGCVRGTGRQHPATTAAADVTGDEPGTYGGTYGGHGGSAYGEGITGERTPRTETEDAEAAFTAYVQERRASLYATAYHLTGDRFEAEDLLQSALFSTYRAWDRISDKAAVGGYLRRTMTNLHISAWRRRKLNEYPTEELPETVGDSDAMRGTELRAVLWQALARLPELQRTMLVLRYYEGRTDPEIAAILDISVGTVKSSIWRSLRRLREDEVLSFGRDEKESFGELVA, from the coding sequence ATGAACGCACTGCAACTGCAACGCACCGGCTCAAGCGCGGTTGTCACGCGTCTCCACGACATCGGACGGGGTCCGGAGAAGTCCGGTGCGGTGAACGCACGGGGGTGCGTTCGCGGCACCGGGCGTCAGCATCCGGCCACGACGGCGGCTGCCGATGTCACGGGGGACGAACCGGGCACGTACGGGGGAACGTACGGGGGACACGGGGGAAGCGCGTACGGGGAGGGCATCACGGGGGAGCGGACGCCCCGGACGGAGACCGAGGACGCCGAAGCGGCGTTCACGGCCTACGTCCAGGAGCGCCGCGCCTCCCTGTACGCGACCGCCTACCACCTGACCGGCGACCGGTTCGAGGCCGAGGACCTGCTGCAGAGCGCCCTCTTCTCGACCTACCGGGCGTGGGACAGGATCAGCGACAAGGCGGCCGTCGGCGGCTACCTGCGCCGCACGATGACCAACCTGCACATCAGCGCCTGGCGCCGGCGCAAGCTCAACGAGTACCCGACCGAGGAACTGCCGGAGACGGTCGGCGACTCGGACGCGATGCGCGGCACGGAACTGCGCGCGGTGCTCTGGCAGGCGCTCGCCAGGCTGCCCGAACTCCAGCGCACCATGCTGGTCCTGCGCTACTACGAGGGGCGCACCGACCCGGAGATCGCGGCCATACTCGACATCAGTGTCGGCACGGTGAAGTCCAGCATCTGGCGGTCGCTCCGCCGGCTGCGCGAGGACGAGGTCCTCAGCTTCGGACGTGACGAGAAGGAGTCCTTCGGCGAGCTGGTGGCCTGA
- a CDS encoding uridine kinase, with product MSSQPIPTRVVLLTGPSGSGKSSLAALTGLPVLRLDDFYKEGNDPTLPLVTGSTDIDWDSPASWDTEAAVAAVADLCRTGRTRVPVYDLATSSRTGAEVLHIERSPLFVAEGIFAADIVGRCQELGLLADAICLRGRPSTTFRRRLLRDLREGRKSVPFLLRRGWRLMRAERRIVARQAALGAHPCGKEEALGRLAAAAAGRCRRTPAGSGAA from the coding sequence GTGAGTTCCCAACCGATCCCGACGCGCGTCGTCCTGCTGACAGGACCCTCCGGCTCCGGTAAGTCCTCCCTCGCCGCCCTCACCGGTCTCCCGGTGCTGCGGCTGGACGACTTCTACAAGGAGGGCAACGACCCGACCCTGCCCTTGGTCACCGGCAGCACGGACATCGACTGGGACTCCCCGGCGTCCTGGGACACGGAGGCGGCGGTCGCCGCCGTCGCGGACCTCTGCCGCACCGGCCGCACGCGGGTACCGGTGTATGACCTCGCCACCAGCTCCCGTACGGGGGCCGAGGTGCTGCACATCGAGCGCTCGCCGCTCTTCGTGGCCGAGGGCATCTTCGCCGCGGACATCGTCGGGCGCTGCCAGGAGCTGGGGCTGCTCGCGGACGCGATCTGTCTGCGCGGGCGCCCTTCGACGACGTTCCGCAGGCGGCTGCTGCGGGATCTGCGCGAGGGCCGCAAGTCGGTGCCGTTCCTGCTGCGGCGCGGCTGGCGGCTGATGCGGGCGGAGCGCCGGATCGTGGCCCGTCAGGCGGCACTCGGCGCCCACCCGTGCGGCAAGGAGGAGGCGCTCGGCCGCCTGGCCGCCGCGGCGGCGGGCCGTTGCCGCCGCACTCCGGCGGGAAGCGGCGCGGCGTAG
- a CDS encoding aldehyde dehydrogenase family protein yields MSEHGSTNGSAPRRLSVFKTYKLYVGGKFPRSESGRVYEVTDSKGTWLANAPQSSRKDARDAVVAARKAFGGWSGATAYNRGQVLYRVAEILEGRREQFVREVADAEGLSKSKAAAAVDAAVDRWVWYAGWTDKIGQVVGGANPVAGPFFNLSTPEPTGVVAVLAPQRSSFLGLVSVLAPVIATGNTAVVVASADAPLPALSLGEVLATSDVPGGVVNLLSGATAELAAPLAAHQDVNAIDLTGADAALAKELEIAAADNLKRVLRPQPVDGNAEPDWTADPGTHRLTAFLETKTVWHPTGALGVSGSSY; encoded by the coding sequence ATGTCTGAGCACGGATCGACCAACGGCTCCGCACCGCGGCGCCTGAGCGTCTTCAAGACCTACAAGCTGTACGTCGGGGGCAAGTTCCCCCGTTCCGAGAGCGGCCGGGTGTACGAGGTGACCGACTCCAAGGGCACGTGGCTGGCGAACGCCCCCCAGTCGTCCCGCAAGGACGCGCGGGACGCGGTCGTCGCGGCCCGCAAGGCCTTCGGCGGCTGGTCCGGCGCGACCGCGTACAACCGCGGCCAGGTCCTCTACCGCGTCGCCGAGATACTGGAGGGCCGCCGGGAGCAGTTCGTCCGCGAAGTGGCGGACGCCGAGGGGCTGTCGAAGTCCAAGGCCGCGGCCGCGGTGGACGCGGCGGTGGACCGCTGGGTCTGGTACGCGGGCTGGACCGACAAGATCGGCCAGGTCGTGGGCGGGGCCAACCCGGTCGCGGGCCCCTTCTTCAACCTGTCGACGCCGGAGCCGACCGGTGTGGTCGCGGTGCTGGCGCCGCAGCGCTCGTCGTTCCTCGGGCTGGTCTCGGTGCTCGCCCCGGTGATCGCGACGGGCAACACGGCCGTGGTGGTCGCCTCCGCCGACGCCCCGCTGCCCGCGCTCTCGCTGGGCGAGGTGCTGGCCACCTCGGACGTACCGGGCGGCGTGGTGAACCTGCTCTCCGGTGCCACCGCCGAGCTGGCGGCCCCGCTCGCCGCCCACCAGGACGTCAACGCCATCGACCTCACCGGCGCGGACGCGGCGCTGGCGAAGGAGCTGGAGATCGCGGCCGCCGACAACCTGAAGCGCGTCCTGCGTCCACAGCCTGTGGACGGCAACGCGGAGCCCGACTGGACCGCCGACCCGGGTACGCACCGTCTGACGGCGTTCCTGGAGACCAAGACGGTCTGGCACCCCACGGGGGCGCTGGGCGTCTCCGGGTCGTCCTACTGA
- a CDS encoding aldehyde dehydrogenase family protein gives MASAFEYAPAPESRSVVDIAPSYGLFIDGEFTEAADGKVFKTVSPSSEEVLSEVARAGEADVDRAVRAARKAFEKWSALPGSERAKYLFRIARIVQERSRELAVLETLDNGKPIRETRDADLPLVAAHFFYYAGWADKLDHAGFGANPRPLGVAGQVIPWNFPLLMLAWKIAPALAAGNTVVLKPAETTPLSALFFADICRQAGLPKGVVNILTGYGDAGAALVAHPDVNKVAFTGSTAVGKAIARQVAGTDKKVTLELGGKGANIVFDDAPVDQAVEGIVTGIFFNQGQVCCAGSRLLVQESVHDEVLDALKRRLSTLRLGDPLDKNTDIGAINSAEQLSRITALADTGEAEGAERWTAPCELPSSGYWFAPTLFTGVTQAHTVARDEIFGPVLSVLTFRTPDEAVAKANNTQYGLSAGIWTEKGSRILAVANKLRAGVVWANTFNKFDPTSPFGGYKESGYGREGGRHGLEAYLDV, from the coding sequence ATGGCATCTGCATTCGAGTACGCGCCCGCCCCCGAGTCGCGGTCGGTCGTCGACATCGCGCCCTCGTACGGCCTGTTCATCGACGGCGAGTTCACCGAGGCCGCCGACGGCAAGGTGTTCAAGACCGTCTCGCCGAGCAGCGAGGAGGTCCTCTCCGAGGTCGCCCGCGCGGGCGAGGCGGACGTGGACCGCGCGGTCCGGGCGGCCAGGAAGGCGTTCGAGAAGTGGTCGGCGCTGCCGGGCTCCGAGCGCGCCAAGTACCTCTTCCGGATCGCCCGGATCGTCCAGGAGCGCAGCCGTGAGCTGGCGGTCCTGGAGACGCTGGACAACGGCAAGCCGATCCGGGAGACCCGCGACGCGGACCTCCCGCTCGTCGCGGCGCACTTCTTCTACTACGCGGGCTGGGCCGACAAGCTCGACCACGCCGGTTTCGGCGCGAACCCGCGTCCGCTGGGCGTGGCCGGCCAGGTCATCCCGTGGAACTTCCCGCTGCTGATGCTGGCGTGGAAGATCGCCCCGGCCCTCGCCGCGGGCAACACGGTGGTCCTCAAGCCCGCCGAGACGACCCCGCTCTCCGCCCTGTTCTTCGCGGACATCTGCCGCCAGGCGGGTCTGCCGAAGGGCGTCGTCAACATCCTCACGGGGTACGGCGACGCGGGCGCGGCCCTGGTCGCGCACCCGGACGTGAACAAGGTCGCCTTCACCGGTTCGACCGCCGTGGGCAAGGCCATCGCCCGGCAGGTCGCGGGGACGGACAAGAAGGTCACCCTGGAACTGGGCGGCAAGGGCGCCAACATCGTCTTCGACGACGCCCCGGTCGACCAGGCGGTCGAGGGGATCGTCACCGGCATCTTCTTCAACCAGGGCCAGGTCTGCTGCGCGGGCTCCCGCCTCCTGGTGCAGGAGTCGGTGCACGACGAGGTGCTGGACGCGCTGAAGCGGCGGCTGTCCACGCTGCGCCTCGGCGACCCCCTGGACAAGAACACCGACATCGGCGCGATCAACTCCGCGGAGCAGCTCTCCCGGATCACCGCGCTGGCCGACACGGGCGAGGCGGAGGGCGCCGAGCGCTGGACCGCCCCGTGCGAACTGCCCTCCTCGGGCTACTGGTTCGCCCCGACGCTCTTCACCGGTGTCACCCAGGCCCACACGGTCGCCCGGGACGAGATCTTCGGCCCGGTGCTCTCCGTGCTGACCTTCCGCACCCCCGACGAGGCCGTCGCGAAGGCCAACAACACCCAGTACGGCCTGTCGGCGGGCATCTGGACGGAGAAGGGCTCCCGCATCCTCGCGGTGGCGAACAAGCTCCGGGCGGGCGTCGTCTGGGCCAACACGTTCAACAAGTTCGACCCCACCTCGCCGTTCGGCGGGTACAAGGAGTCGGGCTACGGCCGCGAGGGCGGCCGCCACGGCCTGGAGGCGTACCTCGATGTCTGA
- the deoC gene encoding deoxyribose-phosphate aldolase yields MPTTAPAFSGATASDGALRRFLHGLPGVDAVGLEARAASLGTRSIKTTAKAYAIDLAISMIDLTTLEGADTPGKVRALCAKALHPDPTDRTTPRTAAVCVYPDMAATAVAALAGSDVKVASVATAFPAGRAALPVKLADVRDAVAAGADEIDMVIDRGAFLAGHYLKVYEEITAVKAECGTARLKVIFETGELSTYDNIRRASWLGMLAGADFIKTSTGKVATNATPANTLLMLEAVRDFRLQTGVQVGVKPAGGIRTTKDAVKFLVLVNETAGEDWLDNHWFRFGASGLLNDLLMQRQKLSTGRYSGPDYVTVD; encoded by the coding sequence ATGCCCACCACTGCACCCGCATTCTCCGGCGCGACCGCGTCCGACGGTGCGTTGCGCCGCTTCCTGCACGGGCTGCCCGGCGTCGACGCCGTCGGCCTGGAAGCGCGCGCCGCCTCGCTCGGCACCCGGTCGATCAAGACGACGGCCAAGGCGTACGCCATCGATCTCGCCATCTCGATGATCGACCTGACGACGCTGGAAGGCGCGGACACCCCGGGCAAGGTCCGGGCGCTGTGCGCCAAGGCCCTGCATCCCGACCCGACCGACCGGACGACCCCGCGTACCGCCGCGGTCTGCGTCTACCCCGACATGGCGGCGACCGCCGTCGCCGCGCTGGCCGGCTCCGACGTGAAGGTGGCGTCCGTGGCGACGGCCTTCCCGGCCGGCCGCGCGGCGCTCCCCGTCAAACTCGCGGACGTCCGCGACGCGGTGGCGGCCGGGGCCGACGAGATCGACATGGTGATCGACCGGGGCGCGTTCCTGGCCGGCCACTACCTCAAGGTGTACGAGGAGATCACGGCCGTGAAGGCCGAGTGCGGCACCGCCCGTCTCAAGGTCATCTTCGAGACCGGCGAGCTCTCCACGTACGACAACATCCGCCGCGCCTCCTGGCTCGGGATGCTGGCCGGTGCCGACTTCATCAAGACGTCGACCGGCAAGGTCGCGACCAACGCCACCCCCGCGAACACCCTGCTGATGCTGGAGGCCGTCCGCGACTTCCGTCTCCAGACCGGTGTCCAGGTCGGGGTGAAGCCCGCGGGCGGCATCCGTACGACCAAGGACGCGGTCAAGTTCCTGGTCCTGGTCAACGAGACCGCGGGCGAGGACTGGCTGGACAACCACTGGTTCCGGTTCGGCGCCTCCGGCCTGCTGAACGACCTGCTGATGCAGCGCCAGAAGCTCAGCACAGGCCGTTACTCCGGCCCCGATTACGTGACGGTGGACTGA
- a CDS encoding PH domain-containing protein → MTSSTPSDEPTYADRTYRSGASMVAGVLLLLLIAWLVIDALFTGAGRAPWQALAAGVFLVPLVVALTLRPAVMAGARRVLVRNPFRTIRLPWSEVEGLRAAYSTELSTTGGAKYQVWALPVSLRDRKRALRQTSAALREGQGAQGHVRPAAADQAVSELRQLAQDDAELRAAAEAQGVPVPGAQEVTSSVRWAWEIIVPAVVGAIALVVLFATA, encoded by the coding sequence ATGACGAGCTCCACGCCTTCCGACGAACCCACCTACGCCGACCGGACCTACCGGTCCGGTGCCTCCATGGTGGCCGGCGTACTCCTGCTCCTGCTGATCGCCTGGTTGGTGATCGACGCGCTCTTCACCGGCGCCGGGCGCGCCCCGTGGCAGGCGCTCGCCGCGGGGGTGTTCCTGGTCCCGCTGGTCGTCGCCCTCACCCTGCGGCCGGCCGTGATGGCCGGAGCGCGCCGCGTCCTGGTCCGCAACCCGTTCCGCACGATCCGGCTGCCGTGGTCGGAGGTGGAGGGTCTCCGCGCCGCGTACTCGACCGAGCTGTCCACCACGGGCGGCGCGAAGTACCAGGTGTGGGCGCTGCCCGTATCGCTGCGCGACCGGAAGCGGGCGCTGCGCCAGACGTCGGCCGCGCTGCGCGAGGGCCAGGGCGCCCAGGGCCACGTGCGTCCCGCGGCGGCGGACCAGGCGGTCTCGGAGCTGAGGCAGCTCGCCCAGGACGACGCCGAGCTGAGGGCGGCCGCCGAGGCACAGGGCGTGCCGGTGCCCGGCGCCCAGGAGGTGACCTCCTCGGTGCGCTGGGCCTGGGAGATCATCGTTCCCGCCGTCGTGGGCGCGATCGCCCTGGTGGTGCTGTTCGCCACCGCCTGA
- a CDS encoding phospho-sugar mutase: protein MHDDDLLERARAWQAEDPDPETREELGRLIGSDAPGALDELAARFAGTLQFGTAGLRGELGAGPMRMNRAVVIRAAAGLAAYLKAQASPGQAAGLVVVGYDARYRSADFARDTAAVMTGAGLRAAVLPRPLPTPVLAYAIRHLGAVAGVEVTASHNPPRDNGYKVYLGDGSQIVPPADAEIASAIAAVGPLAGVDRPEDGWEVLGEEVLEAYLARTDAVLLAGSPRTAQTVYTAMHGVGTSVLTAAFERAGFPAPVLVAEQAEPDPAFPTVAFPNPEEPGAMDLSFATARRCDPDLIIANDPDADRCAVAVPDPASEGGWRMLRGDEVGALLAAHLVDRGAEGVLAASIVSSSLLGRIADRAGLGYEETLTGFKWIARVDGLRYGYEEALGYCVDPDGVRDKDGITAALLVTELASVLKERGRTLLDLLDDLALAHGLHATDQLSVRVEDLSVIADAMHRLRERPPAELAGLAVTSAEDLAKGSAELPPTDGLRYRLDGARVIVRPSGTEPKLKCYLEVVVPVASADGLPAARARAAELLAGIRRDLSAAAGI, encoded by the coding sequence GTGCACGACGACGACCTCCTCGAACGGGCCAGGGCCTGGCAGGCCGAGGACCCGGACCCCGAGACGCGGGAGGAGCTGGGGCGGCTGATCGGCTCCGACGCCCCCGGAGCCCTCGACGAGCTCGCCGCGCGTTTCGCCGGCACCCTCCAGTTCGGCACCGCCGGTCTGCGCGGGGAGCTGGGCGCGGGTCCGATGCGGATGAACCGCGCCGTCGTGATCCGGGCCGCCGCGGGTCTCGCCGCGTACCTCAAGGCCCAGGCGTCCCCCGGGCAGGCCGCCGGGCTGGTGGTGGTCGGCTACGACGCCCGCTACCGCTCGGCCGACTTCGCCCGGGACACCGCCGCCGTGATGACCGGCGCCGGACTCCGCGCCGCCGTGCTGCCGCGCCCGCTGCCCACCCCCGTTCTGGCGTACGCCATACGGCACCTGGGAGCCGTCGCGGGTGTCGAGGTCACCGCGAGCCACAACCCGCCGCGCGACAACGGCTACAAGGTCTACCTCGGCGACGGCTCGCAGATCGTGCCCCCGGCCGACGCGGAGATCGCGTCCGCCATCGCGGCCGTCGGCCCGCTCGCCGGGGTGGACCGGCCCGAGGACGGCTGGGAGGTCCTCGGCGAGGAGGTCCTGGAGGCCTATCTGGCGCGTACCGACGCCGTGCTCCTGGCCGGCTCCCCGCGTACCGCCCAGACCGTCTACACGGCGATGCACGGCGTCGGTACCTCGGTGCTGACCGCCGCGTTCGAGCGGGCCGGCTTCCCCGCGCCGGTGCTCGTCGCCGAGCAGGCCGAACCCGACCCGGCGTTCCCGACCGTCGCGTTCCCGAACCCGGAGGAGCCGGGCGCGATGGACCTCTCCTTCGCGACCGCCCGCCGGTGCGACCCGGACCTGATCATCGCCAACGACCCGGACGCGGACCGCTGCGCCGTCGCCGTCCCGGACCCGGCGTCCGAGGGCGGCTGGCGGATGCTGCGCGGCGACGAGGTCGGCGCGCTGCTCGCCGCGCACCTGGTGGACCGGGGCGCCGAGGGCGTGCTCGCCGCCTCGATCGTCTCCTCCTCGCTGCTCGGCCGGATCGCCGACCGGGCCGGCCTCGGGTACGAGGAGACGCTGACCGGCTTCAAGTGGATCGCCCGCGTGGACGGGCTGCGCTACGGCTACGAGGAGGCGCTCGGCTACTGCGTCGACCCGGACGGGGTACGGGACAAGGACGGCATCACCGCGGCCCTGCTCGTCACCGAGCTGGCCTCGGTGCTCAAGGAGCGCGGCCGCACCCTGCTCGACCTGCTGGACGACCTCGCCCTCGCGCACGGCCTGCACGCCACCGACCAGCTCTCGGTCCGGGTGGAGGATCTCTCCGTCATCGCCGACGCCATGCACCGGCTCCGCGAGCGGCCGCCGGCCGAGCTGGCGGGGCTGGCGGTCACCTCGGCCGAGGACCTGGCGAAAGGATCCGCCGAGCTGCCGCCCACGGACGGGCTGCGCTACCGGCTGGACGGCGCCCGGGTGATCGTCCGGCCCAGCGGCACCGAGCCGAAGCTGAAGTGCTACCTGGAGGTCGTCGTGCCGGTCGCCTCGGCGGACGGGCTGCCGGCCGCGCGGGCCCGGGCGGCGGAGCTGCTGGCCGGGATCAGGCGGGACCTCTCCGCCGCGGCCGGTATCTGA